A region of Micropterus dolomieu isolate WLL.071019.BEF.003 ecotype Adirondacks linkage group LG01, ASM2129224v1, whole genome shotgun sequence DNA encodes the following proteins:
- the sh3yl1 gene encoding SH3 domain-containing YSC84-like protein 1 isoform X2, with protein MITARGGSGIVIARLADRRWSAPSAIGIAGLGGGFEIGVEVSDLVIILNQRRAVDAFTKGGNLTLGGNCTVAVGPMGRNVEADVAIRSTAAVFTYCRSRGLFAGISLEGSGLIERKETNRKFYSQDIRASAILNGDVEPPPECYDLYHILEEYTEAYTTDWTNKNMRSKSVRPSRPPPPPLQKRASSFQQPASSFQQPASSSGRGNALYPSISVYKSETSGQYASRSSQNYANPPREGPSVGGASGQLVCTATHPFTGQQPGDLSFVPGDRITVITSTDSQYDWWEGQLDDGRVGIFPANFVTY; from the exons gcTGGTCGGCACCGTCTGCCATCGGCATCGCAGGTCTGGGAGGAGGCTTTGAGATCGGGGTGGAG GTATCCGACCTGGTTATTATCCTGAACCAGCGGAGGGCCGTGGACGCGTTCACAAAGGGCGGCAACCTGACGCTTGGCGGGAACTGCACCGTTGCCGTGGGACCCATGGGCAG GAACGTGGAGGCTGACGTGGCCATTCGCAGCACGGCGGCGGTCTTCACCTACTGTAGATCCAGAGGTTTGTTTGCTGGTATTTCTCTGGAGGGATCTGGTCTGATCGAACGCAAAGAAACCAACCGCAA GTTCTACTCCCAAGACATCCGTGCGTCGGCCATTTTGAACGGCGATGTGGAGCCGCCGCCAGAATGTTACGACCTCTACCACATCCTGGAAGAGTACACGGAGGCCTACACGACTGACTGGACCAACAAGAACATGCGCTCAAAG tctGTTCGTCCGTCCCGACCTCCACCTCCGCCTCTGCAGAAGCGTGCAAGCAGCTTCCAGCAGCCGGCCAGCAGCTTCCAGCAGCCGGCCAGCAGCT caggAAGAGGAAACGCCCTCTACCCGAGCATCTCCGTCTATAAATCTGAGACCTCCG GTCAGTACGCCTCCAGAAGCTCTCAAAACTACG CCAACCCTCCACGTGAAGGACCGTCAGTGGGCGGGGCCAGCGGGCAGCTGGTCTGCACGGCCACGCACCCGTTCACGGGGCAGCAGCCCGGCGATCTGAGCTTCGTCCCCGGGGACCGCATCACCGTCATCACCAGCACCGACTCCCAGTACGACTGGTGGGAGGGGCAACTGGACGACGGGCGGGTCGGGATCTTCCCCGCCAACTTCGTCACCTACTAA
- the sh3yl1 gene encoding SH3 domain-containing YSC84-like protein 1 isoform X1, with product MITARGGSGIVIARLADRRWSAPSAIGIAGLGGGFEIGVEVSDLVIILNQRRAVDAFTKGGNLTLGGNCTVAVGPMGRNVEADVAIRSTAAVFTYCRSRGLFAGISLEGSGLIERKETNRKFYSQDIRASAILNGDVEPPPECYDLYHILEEYTEAYTTDWTNKNMRSKSVRPSRPPPPPLQKRASSFQQPASSFQQPASSFQQPASSSGRGNALYPSISVYKSETSGQYASRSSQNYANPPREGPSVGGASGQLVCTATHPFTGQQPGDLSFVPGDRITVITSTDSQYDWWEGQLDDGRVGIFPANFVTY from the exons gcTGGTCGGCACCGTCTGCCATCGGCATCGCAGGTCTGGGAGGAGGCTTTGAGATCGGGGTGGAG GTATCCGACCTGGTTATTATCCTGAACCAGCGGAGGGCCGTGGACGCGTTCACAAAGGGCGGCAACCTGACGCTTGGCGGGAACTGCACCGTTGCCGTGGGACCCATGGGCAG GAACGTGGAGGCTGACGTGGCCATTCGCAGCACGGCGGCGGTCTTCACCTACTGTAGATCCAGAGGTTTGTTTGCTGGTATTTCTCTGGAGGGATCTGGTCTGATCGAACGCAAAGAAACCAACCGCAA GTTCTACTCCCAAGACATCCGTGCGTCGGCCATTTTGAACGGCGATGTGGAGCCGCCGCCAGAATGTTACGACCTCTACCACATCCTGGAAGAGTACACGGAGGCCTACACGACTGACTGGACCAACAAGAACATGCGCTCAAAG tctGTTCGTCCGTCCCGACCTCCACCTCCGCCTCTGCAGAAGCGTGCAAGCAGCTTCCAGCAGCCGGCCAGCAGCTTCCAGCAGCCGGCCAGCAGCTTCCAGCAGCCGGCCAGCAGCTCAG gAAGAGGAAACGCCCTCTACCCGAGCATCTCCGTCTATAAATCTGAGACCTCCG GTCAGTACGCCTCCAGAAGCTCTCAAAACTACG CCAACCCTCCACGTGAAGGACCGTCAGTGGGCGGGGCCAGCGGGCAGCTGGTCTGCACGGCCACGCACCCGTTCACGGGGCAGCAGCCCGGCGATCTGAGCTTCGTCCCCGGGGACCGCATCACCGTCATCACCAGCACCGACTCCCAGTACGACTGGTGGGAGGGGCAACTGGACGACGGGCGGGTCGGGATCTTCCCCGCCAACTTCGTCACCTACTAA